A region of the Myxococcus stipitatus DSM 14675 genome:
CGCAGCCGCGCCTTCGTGGCCGGCGGCTCCTCGGGATGGGAGGGCTCGTCTCCTCCGCACCCCGCGAGCGAGGACAGCGCGGTGAGCGCGACGAGGGCACAGCGGGTTCTCCAGGGGTTGCTCGGCATGTTCCGCTCCTCGGGAAGGGGTCCGCGCCCTCACGACGCGAGACCGGGTCCGTGGCGGGGCATTACGGGCAGAGCCCGAGCGTCTGGTTGATGCGCTGGGAATTTCAGGGGGCACGAGGCTGTCGAGCGGCGCGCTGCGGCGTGCGCCCGGATGGAGGGCTGCTGCTAGCGTGGAGCGTCATGACCCCTGCACTGATTCCCCTCGTCGTGTCCTTGATGACCGGACAGGTCGCGCCCGCTGCTCCGGCGCAGGCGCCTCGCTCCGAGGCCCGGTCCCCGGAGAAGCCGTCCCAGGTGCCTGGAATCGCGCCGCTCCCCGGTCAGCCCAACCTCTGGGTGAGCAACGTGCCCGCCGTGCCGGAGGCGTTCCGCCGCAGGATGGAGCAATACCTGGAGGCGCGCTCCGCCAGGTTCGCGGACATCCGGGATGACGGCAAGGAGATGCTCATCGTCACGCGGTTCGCGGACACCAACCAGCTCCACGTGGTGGAGATGCCCATGGGGGCGCGCACGCAAATCACTTTCACGAAGGAGCCCATCAACCAGGCGCAGTTCCAGCCCGGCAACGCGCGCGTCATCTACTACCTGCAGGACACGGGGGGCGGGGAGTTCTTCCAGGTGTTCCGCCTGAACCGGGACACGGGCCGCTCGGACCTGCTGACGGACGGCAAGAGCCGGCATCAGAGCCTGCAGGTGTCGCCGGACGGCCGCTGGCTGACGTACTCCGGCACGGGCCGCAACGGCAAGGACACGGACGTGTACGTGGCCCCCACGTCGGACCCGATGAAGGCCCGCCGCGTCACGCAGGAGGAGGGCTCGTGGGGGGGCCTCGAGTTCTCCGCGGATGGCTCGAAGCTGCTCGTGTCGCGGTTCCGCGCCATCGACGATGTGGACCTGTACGTGGTGGACGTGGCGACGGGGGAGCGCCGTCCGCTCACGCCCCAGGGACAGGGCAAGGGCGGCGTCTCCACGGCCCGCTTCGCTCACGACGGCAAGAGCGTGTACGTGGTGACGGACCGCTACAGCGACTTCTCGGAGCTGTACCAGGTGGACCTGGACAAGGCGCCCCCCGCCACGCCGCCGGAGTCCTTGACGAAGTCGGTGCGGTGGAACGTGACGGACCTCTCGCTGTCACCGGATGGACGCCGGTTGGTGGTGTCCTTCAACGAGGATGGCTACTCGAAGGTGTCCCTGCTGGACACGCGCACGCGGAAGCTCTCCCCGGTGGACTCGCTGCCCCAGGGCCTGGTGTTCGGGGTGGAGTTCCCTCGGCGGCGCTCGGACTTGCTGGCCCTCACGATGGGGGACGCGAAGAGCCCCATGGACGCGTGGACCCTGGACTTGAAGACGCGCAAGCCCACGCGCTGGACGCGGTCCGAGATGGGCGGGCTCAACCCCGACGCGTTCGCGGAGCCGACGCTCGTGCGCTATCCGTCCACGGACGGCGTCCAGGTGCCGGCGTTCCTGTACCTGCCGAAGAAGGCCCCCGGGAAGGTGCCCGTGGTGGTCATCTTCCACGGCGGGCCGGAGGGGCAGAGCCTGCCCACGTTCAGCACCTTCGCGCAGTTCGCCGCCACGGAATTGGGCATGGCGGTGCTCGTGCCCAACGTGCGGGGCTCGGATGGGTACGGCAAGGCGTACCGGGCCATGGACGACGGCGTGAAGCGCGAGCAGAGCCTGGCGGACATCGGCGCGACGCTGGACTTCATCGCCTCGCGCAAGGAGCTGGATGCCTCGCGCGTGGGGGTCTATGGCGGCTCCTACGGCGGCTACATGACGCTGGCCTCGGTGGCCTTCTATCCCGAGCGCGTGAAGGCGGCGGTGGACGTGGTGGGCATCTCCTCGCTGCCCAGCTTCCTGGAGAACACGCAGGCGTATCGCCGGGACTTGCGGCGCGCGGAGTACGGCGACGAGCGCCTCCCCGAGGTGCGCAAGGTGCAGGAGCGCATCTCGCCCCTGGGCTCCGTGGACAAGATTCGCGCGGCGCTCTACGTGCAGCAGGGAGCCAATGACCCGCGGGTGCCGCAGTCGGAGGCGGAGCAGATTGTCCAGGCCGTGCGCAAGCGCGCGCCGGACGTCTGGTACATGCTGGCCACCGACGAGGGCCACGGCTTCCAGAAGAAGGCCAACCGCGACTTCGCCCAGCTCACCGCGCTGATGTTCTTCGAGCGCCAGCTGAGCCCCCCGGCGCAGCCCAAGCCCTGAGCCTCGCGGGGCGATTCCCAGACATCCCTCCGAGACATTTCAAGATGTTTGAGACGGTGAGGTGGTTTTGACACCTCGCCCACCTCCGAGGGGTGTCTGGTCTCTGGGCAGCTGGCAAGCACACTCGGAAACAAGTGTGTCCTGCTACACTGTCGGCGTGTCTGTCGTCACGCGTTGTCCAGAGGGGGCTGCATGCGCTTGTCCGCGACGATTTCCCACGGGGGGCTCCCCACGGATTCAGGCGTGTCCCGCCTCCAGGTGGAGGAAGGTCTCTCCCGGCTCTTCGTCGCGGATGTGGAGTGCGTCAGCGCGGACCCCGACTGGGACCTGGGCGCGCTGCTGGGGACTGACGCGAGCGTGAGCGTGGTGGACCGGGACGCGGTCCGACACTTCCACGGCGTGGTGGAGGAGGCGGAGTACCTTCAGCGTCGGGGCGACCTCTTCGTCTACCGGCTGCGGTTGCAGCCCCGGCTCCAGGGGCTCGCGCACCGGCTGCGCAGCCGCATCTTCCAGGACCAGGGCAGCGT
Encoded here:
- a CDS encoding S9 family peptidase; translated protein: MTPALIPLVVSLMTGQVAPAAPAQAPRSEARSPEKPSQVPGIAPLPGQPNLWVSNVPAVPEAFRRRMEQYLEARSARFADIRDDGKEMLIVTRFADTNQLHVVEMPMGARTQITFTKEPINQAQFQPGNARVIYYLQDTGGGEFFQVFRLNRDTGRSDLLTDGKSRHQSLQVSPDGRWLTYSGTGRNGKDTDVYVAPTSDPMKARRVTQEEGSWGGLEFSADGSKLLVSRFRAIDDVDLYVVDVATGERRPLTPQGQGKGGVSTARFAHDGKSVYVVTDRYSDFSELYQVDLDKAPPATPPESLTKSVRWNVTDLSLSPDGRRLVVSFNEDGYSKVSLLDTRTRKLSPVDSLPQGLVFGVEFPRRRSDLLALTMGDAKSPMDAWTLDLKTRKPTRWTRSEMGGLNPDAFAEPTLVRYPSTDGVQVPAFLYLPKKAPGKVPVVVIFHGGPEGQSLPTFSTFAQFAATELGMAVLVPNVRGSDGYGKAYRAMDDGVKREQSLADIGATLDFIASRKELDASRVGVYGGSYGGYMTLASVAFYPERVKAAVDVVGISSLPSFLENTQAYRRDLRRAEYGDERLPEVRKVQERISPLGSVDKIRAALYVQQGANDPRVPQSEAEQIVQAVRKRAPDVWYMLATDEGHGFQKKANRDFAQLTALMFFERQLSPPAQPKP